The Nycticebus coucang isolate mNycCou1 chromosome 10, mNycCou1.pri, whole genome shotgun sequence sequence TTCCCTGCCCTCACCTAACCTCCAATTGGCCCTTAGGGAAGTGCTCACCTGAGGAAGATGAGGCAGACACAGAGAAGCAAGATCTTCACAGCCACTTCCCCAGTGACCACCAGAGCCACCTCGGCCACGGGCCCTGATGTCCCAACCAAAAGGTGCGAAGAAGGAGATTCACCTGCTGGTCCATAATCCAGGGTCATTTTTCTCCCAATAAGATGTGATCGTTGGTTCCCCCTAGATGTGGGACTGCATCAGGTCAGGCCTCACCCCCAAACCACACCCTGACTATTTAGTGGCTAGACAGAGAAAAGATATATaagttggacttcatcaaaatgtaAGACTTTTATTCATCATTGATACtatcaagaaagtaaaatgaCGCACAGAGTGGGAGAATACATCTGAGAAGGGCCAAGTAACCAGCATATATAAAGAACACTTACACTTCAGATTACAAACAACTGAAATGATCCAATTAACAAGTGAACAAAAGACTTGGGcaaaaacttctccaaagaagaaacaaatgatcAATATGTCCATGAAGATGTGCTCAACATCCTTCACCATCATGTTAACACACACTGAAaatacaatgagatactactatatttctttaaaaaaaatggaaaataagaatgTTGGAAAGAATGTGAAGAACAAACTTGCAATCCACATGCATTGCTggtgaaatgtaaaatggtgctaCTACTACGGAATACAGTCTGCCATTTCCTCAAAAAGTTCAACACAGAAGGAaaatatgacccagcaattccatgcCTAGGTATATGccaaagggaaatgaaaacacagataAGGATGAAGACTTTTACAAGAATGTTCCTGgaagcattattcatagtagccaagaaGGATAAACAACCCTcatgcccatcaacagatgactAGATGAGAAAAATGTGGTCTCTCTGTAAAATGTGATGTTATTTAGACTTAGGTGGAATAAGTAGGCACACATACTACCTGGATGGACCTTGACAACATAATGTTATGTGGAAGAAGCCAGACATGACAGGCCTCatttgggggaaggggaaggatagagtggggagagaggaggagggagggaggtgggtgtgctcccacttaatgggtagTGTAAGGATATATGTAAGGGCGCAATGtaagggcacacctcttgggacaCCAGAGGTGGGACACAACTGCAATAATGTCCAACCTAACAAATgcgaacattgtaacctaattgtacccacacattaatctgaaattttaaaaaaaagaacaaaaaagaggcCCCattttgtatgattccacttaaatTAAATGTTAGAAAAGGCAAATCTGTAGATAAAGAAGCAGATTCATGTTTCTGTATCCGCCAGAGTGGGGGAAGATGGGAGATAACTGAATAATGGTTACAGAGTTTCTTTATGAGATGACGAAAATGTTCTGAAACCAGATAGTGGGATGATAGTACAACATTGAAATGTactaaaaaacactttaaaatgatcaaaatgtgaatttttatctcaatcaaaaaatatgtataaagaaaaattgtatgAAGATACCAGTTTTCATCTGATAGtgagaaaaatcaaaaagtttCCTTCTTCCCTGAGTTAAGGAAAACACACACTTTCACCCTGTGTTTGGGGGGGATATAAACATGTTTACTCTTGATTGAGAACAATTTGGCCATATTTCTCGAAATTAGAAAGAACGCATGATCCACTATTTTGCTTTTAGGAACTGATCAGACTTAGACGTACACGCGTAGAAGGAGATTTAAGATTATTCATTGTAGTATTccttttgttaggataaaatgaaTGCCATAATTTTCCATTGCAAAAGAGCATACAGAGAATTAGGATCCATCCATCCAGGGGAAATGCACAGAACGCTGGAGGAGAATGAGGGCAGTCTGTGCTGCTGGTGTCAAACCACCTCTGAGGGCCATCAGGTGAAGAGACCAAGGCTCAGAACAGCCTGTGGTGAGTTCCGGAGAGGACGATGGACACCTGAGGATAGACTCTTCCATGCATTTTGAATTTTTGCCAATTGATTATAACACCTGTCCAGAAATATGTAAAAGTATTGAGGCAAAAATCAAAAGTAGAGGCTCAAGGGGTTGTCAGGAGACAGATTATACAGAACTTCAGAGGACAGTTCTGTTGTGTGAATGTTGCCCTGTGATTGCTATGGGCCTAGGGCAGGCCTCCAGGTCACAGTCACCAAGTGTCCCTAGTGCTTCCCCGTCTTGCCCACACCCTCAAGGAGCAGGGTGTGCTGGCCCAACACTTACAGGACATGTTGAGATGGATGGTTCTCTCTGTGGTCACACCAGCTCTGGGGAACTTCACCTGGCAGGTGAGGCTGGTGCTGTGGTCCTGGGGCCGTGGGGTGACAGTGAGCACTGAGAAGCAGGTGGATCTGGGGCCCAAGGAGATGGGGGCAGCTGACATCCAGGAGAAGATGGGGGGTATCCCCTGCTCACAggcccagggcacagagcagcTCAGGTTCCTGGAATGGCCACACTCCAGAGTCTCTGGGATGGAGATGTTCGGCTTATGGGTCAGGGCTGGGGAGGAGAGGGGTACAGTAGCATCAGGAGGGAGGATCCAAGGTGCGGCCCTGAGAGGAGCTTGGGCTCCGGTCCAGCTCCTCCCCTGACCCGACAGGCTTCACCCAACCCCTCACAGGATGAGTGTCCCAGCCCTGTCTGACCGCCCCCATCACCTGCCCCCATGGGCACCCCTGAAACCCGAGCCTTACCCATCACACGCACAGAGAGCAGGGGGGATTTGTAACTGAATTTTATCCTTCCTCTTTCCAGCCGAAAGAAGTATGACCCGCTGTCTGTCCTCCTGGCATCTGTGATGCTCAGGGAACAATTGTTCCTCCCAGGGTCCCCAAGGAGGTGGAATCGACCCTGGGTCTCCTTCTGCACCTCTCTACTTGGGTCATTTGTGGCCACTGGAGCGTCCTGGTGTATATTGGCCCCTTCCCGGAACCAGTAGCCGTAAGCCGGGGTAGAGGTGTTCCAGCCATACTGGAAGTAGAAGACGGAGCAAAGCGCGGAGACGCACAGGCCCTCCTGTACTGTCACTGCCGCTGGCACCTCCAACCTGAGTCTCTCATCCAGAGCCAGGGCCCCTGTGAGGACACGAGGGTCAGCTCAGCCCAATCCCACGGCCCCTCTCCCCGAGGCCACTCACCTGCCCACAGCAGGAGcagcagtggtggcagcagcatCTCTGGATGGAGGGTCCTGGTGCCCCGTGGGAACAGAGACCAGAAAGGCCAGTGGAGGGGAAGGGCTTGGGGACCCATGGGAGGCTGCTGAGGAGCATGAGACCTTGGCAGTTCACGGAAGAGGAAGTTCAGACCCACAAGTGGGCAGAACTCATGCCCCTGTACACAGATCTACGGAAATCCTGTGGCCTGGGGTCCCCAGAAACTCTCCCAGGGAGGCGCAGAGAAGGAGCAGAAATGGTGTCCTGCCTCCCATCTCAGAGGCTTCCCTCAAGCACCAGGACTCCGGGGGATCTGAGGTGTGGGACTCCCATGAATGTCTCACATTCTCCATCCCCGAGATGCTTTCTGGGCACCAGTTTGTGCCAGAGAGCTGGTTCCCCAAGTCACAGCCTCACCTAGCCCTTCTGGGCTGTGGGTGCAGGATGCAGGATTCTGTAGAGTCTATGAGCTTGTCTGAGGCTGAAGACATGAAGAGGGGTCCTAAGTGTAGTGACAGACACAGAGTGAGCATCTGTGCCTCTGGAGATAAAAAGAGAACCACTGACCTGGTCCCTATCCTGCAGATGCGCCTGCCCACAACCTCACATACTCACCTCCGAGCTGTGGACCCTGGAGAGGCTGCCATGTGTCACGTCAACCAACATGTTGGTGTTATTCCATGGCTTCTAGTGCATGGATTTGCAAAGTTTCCACATGTTCAAAATAAGTACCATGCAGCATAAAATAAAAGGGAGAGCACAGCTTCTATGAACTGATGCTGAAGAAATGTCTTTTCCATCAATACTGCACATCAGTGTAGTGTGGAAAGGAGCTTTATTCCCCCTTAGGTCTTTTTCATCCACATTAGcgtctccttttaaaaaatctgcatCTCACAGTTAAATGTGGCTCCAAAGACAGTATTTCTAGGCAATGTGAGTGGACGATAcagacaaaatgaaaatttcagagCCAGCTCACATGGTTTTCTATCTTACTCAGTGTAGTAAGCATCTGGCGCTTCCTCAAACCTAAGAAGACATCAGGCTATTTGCTGCCCTGTGTGGATAAACTTTATACGCCGTAGTATCTAGATACACCTTTACAATTCCTTACATATTTGCTATGTAAGGAATTGAgtctcagataaataaaatattaccttCTTGCAAGTTAAGTAAGAAGGTAGCGCCTAATAATAAATCCagtatatggttttttttttggttgggttttttctttgttttagagtgctgtagcatcacagctcacagcaacctccagctcttgggcttaggcgattctcttgcctcagcttctgggactacaggtgcccaccacaacgcccggctattttttttgtttgcagtttggccagggccaggtataCCCCAGGtaccccttggtatatggggccagtgccctgctcactgagtcccaggcaccaccccagtaCATGTGGCTTTAACAGTAAAATAAGTCTGTCCATATTCATGGACTAgaaggttaatatgaagaagtGAGTCTCATTGAGTTTCTACAATAAACTTTATCAGATGTAATTTACATGAAAGCAAGCAGACTCACTTGAAGTGCACATTCCATGAGATTTTACAGGTGTACACAGCCCTGTTATGTCCACCAAAATCCAGATGCCCATGTCCACTAGCCAAGAACTTTGATGAGTCTCTTTGCTGACCATTCTAACCCCCTATGCTGGGCAACCCTTGATATGCTCTCTCTGATGGTGAATAGTTTTATCTGTCAGAGAATTTCTTAGAAACTTAAAATACTTATTTGTGTCTGTGGTTCTGTCACTTAGCACAATATTTTTTGAAAGTGCACTGAATTCGCAAGGTATGTGCCTTTCGTTCTCAAGGTGTTACGGCTAAGTAGCATTCCATTGTATGGCTATACTGTGATCTTTCCTTCATTCGCTTCTTGATAGGCATTTGAGATTTCCCACCTTCTGCTGTAGGTATTCAGGTACAAGCCTTTCTACAGCCATGTTTTTATCCTATGAGCACATACAAGAAGAGGAATTGTTAAAGACTAGCCTGTATATttaactttaataggaattgctgAACTGTTGTCCACCTGGTTTTGACTTTAACCGCTCCTCCCTGGCATGGGCCAGAATTCTAGTAGCTCCAGGCCCTCATCAACACCTGTTGTTGTtgatctttatattttaaattattttaatgagagTGTAGTGACATCTTATGTTTTctacattttcaatttatttacatttagatACCAGTGAATTCATTCTTTTTCCACAAAAGGGGCAAGACCATGTGACCACAGAcacagagattggagtgatgtggccagaagtcaagaaatacaCCAGCTTTaacaatctggaaaaaaaaaaacagtaagattcaacgcacccccaccccacccccaccccaatggCTATCTGGAAGGAATGCAGCCCACTCAACACCTTGGTTTTGTCAAAGGATaactgatttcagatttctggtcTCCAGAACAGCGCAGCAGtactttttgcttgtttgtttgtttgtttgaagacaTTAGGTGTGCAGTCATTCGGCTCGGTGGATGTGGGAGACTACTACAGGGAGAAATTCATTGAACACTCTGGGAGCTCCTAGAGAAGGAACTGAGAAAACCCTCCTTCTCCAGGtccatttctgtttct is a genomic window containing:
- the LOC128595666 gene encoding myeloid cell surface antigen CD33-like isoform X2 gives rise to the protein MGPQALPLHWPFWSLFPRGTRTLHPEMLLPPLLLLLWAGALALDERLRLEVPAAVTVQEGLCVSALCSVFYFQYGWNTSTPAYGYWFREGANIHQDAPVATNDPSREVQKETQGRFHLLGDPGRNNCSLSITDARRTDSGSYFFRLERGRIKFSYKSPLLSVRVMALTHKPNISIPETLECGHSRNLSCSVPWACEQGIPPIFSWMSAAPISLGPRSTCFSVLTVTPRPQDHSTSLTCQVKFPRAGVTTERTIHLNMSCESPSSHLLVGTSGPVAEVALVVTGEVAVKILLLCVCLIFLRVRSRRRNSATAEEVVEDVYTVMG
- the LOC128595666 gene encoding myeloid cell surface antigen CD33-like isoform X1, encoding MGPQALPLHWPFWSLFPRGTRTLHPEMLLPPLLLLLWAGALALDERLRLEVPAAVTVQEGLCVSALCSVFYFQYGWNTSTPAYGYWFREGANIHQDAPVATNDPSREVQKETQGRFHLLGDPGRNNCSLSITDARRTDSGSYFFRLERGRIKFSYKSPLLSVRVMALTHKPNISIPETLECGHSRNLSCSVPWACEQGIPPIFSWMSAAPISLGPRSTCFSVLTVTPRPQDHSTSLTCQVKFPRAGVTTERTIHLNMSSGESPSSHLLVGTSGPVAEVALVVTGEVAVKILLLCVCLIFLRVRSRRRNSATAEEVVEDVYTVMG